Proteins from a genomic interval of Rhodococcus rhodochrous:
- a CDS encoding ferritin family protein, which translates to MSRQSLTKAHAKITELSWEPTFATPATRFGTDYTFEKAPKKDPLKQIMRSYFPMEEEKDNRVYGAMDGAIRGNMFRQVQQRWLEWQKLFLSIIPFPEISAARAMPMAIDAVPNPEIHNGLAVQMIDEVRHSTIQMNLKKLYMNNYIDPAGFDITEKAFANNYAGTIGRQFGEGFITGDAITAANIYLTVVAETAFTNTLFVAMPDEAAANGDYLLPTVFHSVQSDESRHISNGYSILLMALADERNRPLLERDLRYAWWNNHCVVDAAIGTFIEYGTKDRRKDRESYAEMWRRWIYDDYYRSYLLPLEKYGLTIPHDPVEEAWKRITEKSYVHEVARFFATGWPVNYWRIDAMTDADFEWFEEKYPGWYSKFGKWWENYNRLAHPGRNKPIAFEDVGYQYPHRCWTCMVPCLVREDMVVEKVDDQWRTYCSEPCYWTDAVAFRGEYEGRETPNMGRLTGFREWETLHHDKDLADIVQDLGYVRDDGKTLIGQPHLDLDPKKMWTLDDVRGNTFQSPNVLLNQMSDAEREAHVAEYRAGATPL; encoded by the coding sequence TTGAGCAGGCAGAGCCTCACCAAGGCGCATGCGAAGATCACCGAACTGTCGTGGGAACCCACCTTCGCGACACCCGCGACCCGCTTCGGCACCGACTACACCTTCGAGAAGGCCCCGAAGAAGGATCCGCTCAAGCAGATCATGCGGTCGTACTTCCCGATGGAGGAGGAGAAGGACAACCGCGTCTACGGCGCCATGGACGGCGCCATCCGCGGCAACATGTTCCGTCAGGTCCAGCAACGCTGGCTCGAATGGCAGAAGTTGTTCCTGTCGATCATCCCGTTCCCCGAGATTTCCGCGGCCCGCGCGATGCCCATGGCCATCGACGCCGTGCCCAATCCCGAGATCCACAACGGGCTCGCGGTGCAGATGATCGACGAGGTTCGTCACTCGACGATTCAAATGAACCTCAAGAAGCTGTACATGAACAACTACATCGACCCGGCCGGCTTCGACATCACGGAGAAGGCGTTCGCGAACAACTACGCGGGCACCATCGGCCGGCAGTTCGGTGAAGGATTCATCACCGGCGACGCCATCACCGCCGCGAACATCTACCTGACGGTGGTCGCCGAGACCGCCTTCACCAACACGCTTTTCGTCGCGATGCCCGACGAGGCCGCCGCAAACGGCGACTACCTGCTGCCCACGGTCTTCCACTCCGTGCAGTCGGACGAGTCCCGGCACATCTCCAACGGCTACTCGATCCTGCTGATGGCCCTCGCCGACGAACGCAACCGCCCGCTCCTCGAACGCGACCTGCGGTACGCGTGGTGGAACAACCACTGCGTCGTCGACGCCGCGATCGGCACCTTCATCGAGTACGGCACGAAGGACCGCCGGAAGGACCGCGAATCCTACGCCGAGATGTGGCGACGGTGGATCTACGACGACTACTACCGCAGCTACCTGCTCCCGCTCGAGAAGTACGGGCTCACCATCCCGCACGATCCCGTCGAGGAGGCGTGGAAGCGCATCACCGAGAAGAGCTACGTGCACGAGGTGGCACGGTTCTTCGCGACCGGCTGGCCGGTGAACTACTGGCGGATCGACGCGATGACCGACGCCGACTTCGAATGGTTCGAGGAGAAGTATCCCGGCTGGTACTCGAAGTTCGGCAAGTGGTGGGAGAACTACAACCGTCTCGCCCATCCCGGACGCAACAAGCCGATCGCCTTCGAGGATGTGGGATACCAGTACCCCCACCGGTGCTGGACGTGCATGGTGCCGTGCCTCGTCCGCGAGGACATGGTGGTCGAGAAGGTCGACGACCAGTGGCGCACCTACTGCTCGGAGCCGTGCTACTGGACCGACGCGGTCGCCTTCCGCGGCGAGTACGAGGGCCGCGAGACCCCGAACATGGGTCGTCTCACCGGTTTCCGTGAATGGGAGACGCTGCACCACGACAAGGATCTCGCCGACATCGTCCAGGACCTCGGTTACGTCCGCGACGACGGGAAGACCCTCATCGGCCAGCCGCACCTCGATCTCGACCCGAAGAAGATGTGGACCCTGGACGACGTGCGGGGCAACACCTTCCAGAGCCCGAACGTGCTGCTGAACCAGATGTCGGACGCGGAACGGGAAGCGCACGTCGCGGAGTACCGCGCCGGTGCCACTCCGCTCTGA